The following are from one region of the Magallana gigas chromosome 6, xbMagGiga1.1, whole genome shotgun sequence genome:
- the LOC105330465 gene encoding glycine-rich protein 1 produces the protein MLKTLSLACIIVCVAADSYYPKAGDYYPNSNHFGGCGPYGCTYGVNSVGPYGTYGGIISSGSLGGVNSGFIGTGGLNTGLLGIGGGSAAASAAAAGNAAAAAAAAAAGQNAAAASAAAAGNSAAASAAAASGSGGVIAPYNYYQPGYNYYPGQIYNNIHSSQYYPNYYNQYYQSFPYYSNPYFGVGGGSAAASAAAAGNAAAASSAAASGFNNFNRGFGGLNNIVGGGLRRIGRRNKVY, from the exons atgTTGAAAACGCTCTCCCTCGCCTGCATCATTGTCTGCGTTGCAGCTGATAGCTATTACCCTAAAGCTGGTGATTATTACCCTAACAGTAACCACTTTGGAGGTTGCGGGCCATATGGATGTACTTATGGCGTCAACTCAGTAGGCCCCTACGGCACCTATGGAGGAATCATCAGCTCCGGTAGCTTGGGAGGAGTCAACTCTGGATTTATTGGAACTGGAGGACTCAACACTGGATTGCTTGGAATCGGAGGAGGATCTGCTGCCGCTTCTGCTGCTGCCGCCGGAAACGCCGCTGCCGCCGCTGCCGCAGCTGCCGCTGGTCAAAATGCCGCCGCCGCCTCAGCTGCCGCTGCTGGTAACTCTGCTGCCGCCTCTGCTGCTGCCGCCTCTGGATCTGGAGGTGTGATTGCTCCATACAACTACTACCAGCCTGGATACAACTACTACCCAGGACAAATCTACAACAACATCCACAGCTCCCAGTACTATCCCAACTACTACAACCAATATTACCAGTCTTTCCCCTACTACAGCAATCCATATTTCGGTGTTGGAGGAGGATCTGCCGCCGCTTCAGCTGCTGCCGCTGGTAATGCAGCCGCTGCTTCCTCTGCTGCCGCTAGTGGATTCAACAATTTCAATAGAGGTTTCGGAggattgaacaacattgttggTGGTGGATTAAGAAGAATTGGAAGACGTAATAAG gtGTACTAA
- the LOC117688779 gene encoding spidroin-1-like produces the protein MLKLVSIVCLFACTFADNYDTYNHYSKYDDFYPKHYGPLGGVGGVGSGIVGSGGVIGGLVGLGGGSAAASAAAAGNSAAAAAAAAAGRNAAAAAAAAVGQNAAAAAAAAAGQNAAAAAAAASANGFGSVPTFPYYDTPYYGFNLGGGSAAAAAAAASSGSAAAAAAAAASASGLGSFPTFPYYGVPYYGFNLGGGSAAAAAAAASGGSAAAAAAAAASASRFATFPYYYGNQVSFPYYGFNLGGGSAAAAAAAAAGQNAAAAAAAAAASQNSGLFGLGGSGSAAAAAAAAAAGQNAAAAAAAAAASQNSGLFGLGGSGSAAAAAAAAAAGQNAAAASAAAASGSIFNGPIFGGIRPKKVY, from the exons ATGCTGAAGCTTGTCTCCATCGTTTGCCTTTTTGCCTGCACATTCGCAGATAACTATGACACTTACAATCACTATTCCAAGTATGACGACTTTTATCCCAAACACTACGGACCATTAGGTGGAGTAGGTGGAGTAGGCTCAGGAATTGTTGGCTCTGGTGGTGTCATTGGAGGACTCGTCGGTCTGGGTGGTGGATCTGCGGCTGCTAGTGCCGCCGCTGCAGGAAATAGCGCAGCAGCAGCTGCTGCTGCTGCAGCTGGTCGAAATGCTGCAGCCGCTGCTGCAGCTGCTGTAGGACAAAATGCCGCCGCCGCTGCAGCTGCCGCTGCTGGTCAAAATGCTGCAGCAGCTGCCGCCGCTGCATCTGCTAATGGATTCGGATCAGTCCCAACCTTTCCATACTATGATACTCCCTACTATGGATTCAATTTAGGAGGAGGATCAGCTGCTGCCGCCGCTGCTGCTGCAAGCAGTGGCTCAGCTGCCGCCGCTGCCGCCGCCGCTGCATCTGCCAGCGGACTTGGATCATTCCCAACGTTTCCATACTATGGTGTCCCCTACTATGGATTCAATCTGGGAGGAGGATCAGCTGCTGCTGCCGCCGCTGCTGCCAGTGGTGGTTCTGCTGCTGccgctgctgctgctgctgcatCTGCCAGTAGATTTGCAACATTCCCCTATTATTATGGAAACCAAGTTAGCTTTCCTTACTATGGATTCAATCTAGGAGGTGGATCAGCTGCCGCAGCCGCCGCTGCCGCTGCTGGACAAAATGCTGCCGCTGCTGCTGCTGCCGCCGCCGCTAGTCAAAACAGTGGGCTTTTCGGTCTTGGAGGAAGTGGTTCAGCTGCTGCTGCCGCCGCCGCTGCCGCTGCTGGACAAAATGCTGCCGCTGCTGCTGCTGCCGCCGCCGCTAGTCAAAACAGTGGGCTTTTCGGTCTTGGAGGAAGTGGTTCAGCTGCTGCTGCCGCCGCCGCTGCCGCTGCTGGACAAAATGCCGCTGCTGCCTCCGCTGCTGCTGCATCCGGAAGTATATTCAACGGACCTATTTTTGGCGGCATTAGACCCAAAAAG GTCTATTAA
- the LOC105341948 gene encoding spidroin-1, which translates to MLKFVSIVCLFACTFADNYDTYSHYSKYDDYYPKPYGPLGGVGGVGSGLVGSGGIIGGLLSLGGGSAAAGAAAAGNSAAAAVAAAAGRNAAAAAAAAAGQNAAAAAAAASANGFGSVPTLPYYGIPNYGFNLGGGSAAAAAAAASSGSASAAAAAAASASRLGSFTSFPYFGAPYYGFNLGGESAAAAAAAASGGSAAAAAAAAASASRFASFPYIYGNQVSFPYYGINLGGGSAASAAAAAAAAAGQNAAAAAAAASQNIGLFGLGGSGSAAAAAAAAAQNAAAASAAAASGSVFNGPIFGGIRPKKVY; encoded by the exons ATGCTGAAGTTTGTCTCCATCGTTTGCCTTTTTGCCTGCACATTCGCAGATAACTATGACACTTACAGTCACTATTCCAAGTATGACGACTATTATCCCAAACCGTACGGACCATTAGGTGGAGTCGGTGGAGTAGGCTCAGGACTTGTTGGCTCTGGTGGTATCATTGGAGGACTCCTCAGTCTGGGTGGTGGATCTGCAGCTGCCGGTGCTGCCGCTGCAGGAAATAGCGCAGCAGCAGCTGTTGCTGCTGCAGCTGGTCGAAATGCTGCCGCCGCTGCAGCTGCCGCCGCTGGTCAAAATGCTGCAGCTGCTGCCGCCGCTGCATCTGCTAATGGATTCGGATCAGTCCCAACCCTTCCATACTATGGTATTCCCAACTATGGATTCAATTTAGGAGGAGGATCAGCTGCTGCCGCCGCTGCTGCTGCAAGCAGTGGCTCAGCTTCCGCCGCTGCCGCCGCCGCTGCATCTGCCAGCAGACTCGGATCATTCACATCGTTTCCATACTTTGGTGCCCCCTACTATGGATTCAATCTGGGAGGAGAATCAGCTGCTGCTGCTGCAGCCGCTGCCAGTGGTGGTTCTGCTGCTGCCGCAGCTGCCGCAGCTGCATCTGCCAGTAGATTTGCATCATTCCCCTATATTTATGGGAACCAAGTTAGCTTTCCCTACTATGGAATCAATCTAGGAGGTGGATCGGCTGCCTCCGccgctgctgctgctgctgctgctgctggaCAAAACGCTGCCGCTGCTGCCGCCGCCGCTAGTCAAAACATTGGACTTTTTGGTCTTGGAGGAAGTGGTTCAGCTGCTGCAGCCGCTGCCGCAGCCGCACAAAATGCCGCTGCTGCCTCCGCTGCTGCTGCATCCGGAAGTGTTTTCAACGGACCTATTTTTGGCGGCATCAGACCTAAAAAG GTCTATTAA